The DNA window ACCAAGTGTAATTGCATATTTAAAAGTGGGAAGGGGAGATTTAGAAGGGAAGAGTGGCTGCTTTGCCTTTTACGCTATTGGAGAAGTACTCGAAATTCCTCACATTCTTCTCTTGTTAACAGTATGTTTACTTTTCATCACTGGGTTATTAGGATTAACAAAAAGTCATTGCTTCAAGCtcatttaatttgaatttagTGAAAGCAAACTACCTCCTGCAGGCTGCGGGAAACATTCTTCTGCCGGAGAGATGTATTAATTTGCAAAAAGCAGCCACCCAAAAATGCGAGGCTTGATGACCACTTGCACCCCGATGTTCAACATCCCCGTGCATGCACTGCATCCTAATGAAGCACCTTATGTTGCAAATTCCAGGACGGTCTGAATAATCTGACAGTCTAATTAACATTTCAGTCTGGCTATCAAACATTCGCTTTCAATGccaagaagcttttttttctgtctatacTTTCTAGAGCACGGGGTTACAGCCTGCATGCACCACTTCAAAACGTCATTTACCCAAAGAATTAGACTCGGCTTCTAGTTCCTTGGTGCATCTGTAGCAGAGCTTGGTTTAATTTGCAGGAATCTAAGCTTTTCAGCATTGTTTTCACAGCAAGCTCCTGCCTTTGCTGTCCTCAAGTCTGTTGCCTATCAGGATGGTGCACTAAGAGTAGTTaggtaaatatttctttattaaatgaTTAATTCcataaataaattcttttaattcattgaatataaaattaaaatcatttaCAACTTATTCCAGTATtacaggggctgggggggggtaaaaaaaaaaaccaactcaagGGGGGGGgaccaaacaaaaccactacAGTTTGATAAATAAAATACTCAGCTTTAAAACAACTGATTTCTGTTTGCCATTAAACTACAGTTGGTACATAATAGCTGCCACTGTGAACACCCCACAAGTGCCCACCTCAGGAAGGAATGTAACTTCCAACTTGGTTGGGAAAAGGTGAGATAagatggagggaggaggggagaagcGTAGTGTTAAATTGGAcaggataggaaaaaaaaaaaggtttcaaaaCCGGAACAAAACATTTATCTGATCActtacaaacagaaaacagtatATCATTCAATAAGGTGCTCCAAAAAGAAGCAGTAAAGTTGCTCCAGTACTATGAAGCTTTAAGTATGCTTAAAAATCTCTGTTGCGGTAGTGTCCAGTTGCACAGTGCACTCTTCTAACACCTCAATGTTGCCCTCAACTGGGCAAGGCACCATTTCCATCCAAGGTCCTTTCTCCGTGGCTGGTTACTTCACACTTCGGTTTAGCATCCCACCCCCAAGACAGCTTAGTCCCTGAATTTGTGGATGTCGTTGACTAGTCTGTAGTAGGGATAAGCTTCGTTGGCGTGTGGGCAGTTGTAGTTGCATCGGCAGGACTGGATCATCATGACACTCTTGGTGAAGGTTTCTCCATCATCGCAGCGGAATCGGATCTTGACAGTCCTGGTCTGCTGAGGCGTGCAGCACCTGCCGTCCACGCACGAGCCACAGTACTTGGGCCGGTACTTCTTCACGCTGGAGCACCCAGCATAAGTAAACTTCACCGGGGATGGGGACTTCGTAGTCTTGGtacacttttttcccttctgtaaaGGAGAAGCAATAATATCATTAGCAGGAGATCCTTCTCCAGCCTTTGCCCTCCACCCAAAGCAGTTTGGAAAGAAGaggagcactggaagaggctgttATTTACCTTCAGGGAGGCATAGCTGGGCTGGCCACATGGCCTGACTTCACATATCCTGGTCTCTTTGATGAGCTTGCAGTCGGGATTGTCGTTGGTAACCCTCGTGGAGATGCCGGTTCCGCATGTCTTCGAGCACTGGGACCAGGAGGTTGTTTGCACAATGCATTTGGGATTCTCAAAAGCTCGGCTTTGTGGCTCGGATCcaaaaactggaaaaggaaaggagagctTAGCCTAAATACATCCTCTTGCCAGGTTTCCTTCTTTCCATCGGGGTCTAAGGAGTCGTACAGCtgccctcctgcctcctccccgTAACTGTCAAGCAAATTAACCCATACTCACCAGGTAGCATTTTCAGGCCTCCTTTCACGATGGCGATGAGCTCGTTGTTCCTGGTTAGTTCGCCTTCGGAATCATCCAGCCCAAACTCCTTACTGAAGAAACCTTCCAGCTCATCCAGCGCATCCTTGCTTTCATCGCAGACCCACTCCTCGCAGCACTGCCCAGGGACTTTGACCAGCCTGGGGCTGGGACAGCCCAGGTTGGGCAGCGAGAGCTCCTGCGGGCAGAGCGGGATGCAGCCCACAGCTCCATCTATGCACGTACACTGGTGTTTACAGTTGGGCTGGAAGCTTTCGCCGTTCTGGTAGATTTTGGAGTTGTATTCACACGGCCTCCCCTCGGATtgggctgcaggagagggaaaaggagggagtCAGCGGTGGGAAGCAGCGGTGGGAATCACACAGGTATTTGCTGGGCTGTTAAATTCAATTTACGGCGGAGCTCCCCGCAACCCCCGGGAGACGCGGGGCCAGAACAATAACTTAGTCAGGAATCACTTTTCCTTCTGTGCGTTTAGCGGAGCCCAGACACACTGAATCGCATTCCAGACTGCTGAAGTCATGTGCCTTTCTGCCAAGCTCCCAACAACAAAAGCATAACCATACATGGGCTCGAAATTCCTTAAACCTGGCGCTGCGGGGAGTGGGTTTTTCTCCTGGGGGGAGCCGCTTACCTCTGCAGATGCCCTTCAGCGCAGCGGGGCTGGCGCCGAAGTtgcactccagccccttggTGTGGTCGCAGGGCTGCACCCGGCTGCAGTCTTCGTTCAGCTGCTTGGCGCAGACCTTGCAGCACCCGCAGCCATCCAGGACCAGCCCCACGCCCGGGGAGCACTGCGGGACGGTCGCCGGGCACTGGCAGACGGCGGGGCAGGGTGAGCCCAGAGCCTACggagcagagcagagtagagcagGTGAGTGTGGGGAGCAGAGACATGCAGCCTTCTTCCATCCcttcatccctccatcccctccatgcTCCCATACCCCTATCCCACCATATCTCCATTGCTCCATCTCTTCTGTGCCCCCATCTGTCCATCCCTCCACCCCTCCATATCCCTATCtctcagcaccccatccctccacaCTCCTTCCTCTCatctcccccatgtccccatctcccctccaTGACCCCATCCCTCCATGCCTTCATCTTCCCATCTCTTccatcccctccttcctcctatCTCCTCCGTCTCCGCATCTCTTCCATGCCTCCAATCcctcccatctcctccatctccgaaatcccctccatcctcccaACTCCCACAACCCCTGCATCTCCCTTATACCCCCATCTCCTCCGTCCTCCCATGCCCCCCATTCCCTACCTCCCCCATCCTCTCCTCCATTCCCCATCCTCCCATCCCCTCCATTTCCCCCATTCCCTAtcccccacctcctccatctcctccctgtcccctccatctccctatcctctcctccatctccccatcctctctctctttcatcttccccatcccctcccaccttccccatccctgccatccccttcatcttctccatctcccccatcccctctatctcttccatctcttccatctccccatgtcccccatcccctcttatctcttccatctcctccatctcttccaTCTCCCCATACCACCATCCCCTCTTatctcttccatctcctccatctcttccaTCTCCCATGCCCCCATCCCCTCTTATCTTTTATCTCCaccatcccctccatctcctttaTCTACTCTGTCCCTTCCATCTCCCCCATTCCCTCCATCTCTTTCATCTCCCCAATCTCCCCTGTCCCTtccatctcccccatccccttcATCTCTTTTATCTCCGGTCCCTTAtatctcccccatcccctccatctcttctatcccccccatgtcccccttcccctccatctcccccatTATCTCCCCCATtatctcccccatcccctccatctcttctatccccccatgtcccccgtCCCCTCCACCTCTTCtatctcccccatcccctccatctcttTTATCTTCCGCCCCTTAcatctcccccatcccctccatctcttCTATCCCACCATGTCCCCCGTCCCCTCCACCTCTTCTAtgtcctccatccctccatctcccccattatctcccccatctcctccacctctttCATCTCCCCCgtcccctccatctcccccgTCCCCCTCACCAGGCGGGCGAGGCAGAGGATGGCGGCGGCGATGGCGGGCGGCGCGGCTGCCATGGCGCTGGCTGCGGCTGTTCGTGCGGCGGTGGCTGCGGCGGGTGCCGGtgcccggggtgggggggtggatCCTCCGCGTCCGCCCCTGTGCCGCTGCCGGCGCTCGCTGCGCGCTCtggggccgccgccgccgccgccgctttATAAGGGGGCGCGGGGGCCGCTGACGTCGCGCGTTCCGGGCAGCGGCCGGGCCGGCGCTCGCGGCATCCCAGGAatgcgcccgccccgccccggctcCCGGCCCCACGGGggtccccgccgccccccccgccgcctcaCGGGCTGCCCTGCCCCGCGGGGACACCCGGGGCCGCCGCGCCGAGGGACCCCGCGCTGCCCGGGCCgacagggacagagagagagagagagaccccCCGCCATTGCCTGAGGGGAACGGCCCCGAAGGGCGGCTGGGCCGAGGGACCCCGCGCTGTGTGGGACAACCCACCCCTGGGATCCTCTGGGCCAACCAGCCCCTCGCAGCACCCAGTCCAAGCGACCCACAGCATCACCTGTGCCAAACAACCCCTAGGATCACCcgctcccagtaacccctggGATCCTCTGGGCCAACCAGCCCCTAACAGCACCCAGTCCAAGCGACCCCGAGGATCGTCTGATCCAAGTAACACAGAGCGTGATCGGGGCCAAACAACTTCTAGGATCAGCTGGGCCAAGCAACCCCTAGGATCATCTGAGCCAACTAACCCACAGCATTACCTGGGCCGAGCAACCTCTAGGATCAGCTGGGCCAAGCGACCTCTGGGATCGTCAGGGCCAAACAAGCCCTAACATCACCTAGTCCGAGCGACCCTCTAGCCTCATCTGATCCAAATAACCCATAGCATTATCTGGGCCAAACAGCCTCTAGGATCAGCTGGTCCAAGCAACCTCTGGGATCATCAGATCCAAGCAATCCCCTAGGATCATCCGGTCCAAGCAATATCTGAGACCATCTGATTCAAACAACCTCTAGGATCATCTGGGCCAACTGGCCTCTTGGATCATCTGATCCAAACAGCCCCTAACGTCACGCAGTCCAAGAAACCCCTAGGATCATCTGCTCCAAGTAACCCATAGCATCATCTGGGCCAAACAACTTctaggatcatctggtccaaggGACCTCTTGGATCGTCTGGTCCAAACAATCTCTAGGATCATCCAATCCAAGCCACCTctaggatcatctggtccaaacaGCCCCTAACATCACCCAGTCCAAGCAAGCCCTAGCGTCATCTGATCCAAGCAACCCATAGGATCATCTGATCCAAGTAACCCATAGTATTATCTGGGCCAAACAGCCTCTGGGATCAGCTGGTCCAAGCAACCCCTAGCATCATCTGATCCAAGCGACCTCTACGATCATCAGATCCAAGCAACTTctaggatcatctggtccaaccaaCCTCTAGGATAACCTGGTCCAAGCAACCGCTAGCATCATCTAGTCC is part of the Phaenicophaeus curvirostris isolate KB17595 chromosome 8, BPBGC_Pcur_1.0, whole genome shotgun sequence genome and encodes:
- the CCN1 gene encoding CCN family member 1 codes for the protein MAAAPPAIAAAILCLARLALGSPCPAVCQCPATVPQCSPGVGLVLDGCGCCKVCAKQLNEDCSRVQPCDHTKGLECNFGASPAALKGICRAQSEGRPCEYNSKIYQNGESFQPNCKHQCTCIDGAVGCIPLCPQELSLPNLGCPSPRLVKVPGQCCEEWVCDESKDALDELEGFFSKEFGLDDSEGELTRNNELIAIVKGGLKMLPVFGSEPQSRAFENPKCIVQTTSWSQCSKTCGTGISTRVTNDNPDCKLIKETRICEVRPCGQPSYASLKKGKKCTKTTKSPSPVKFTYAGCSSVKKYRPKYCGSCVDGRCCTPQQTRTVKIRFRCDDGETFTKSVMMIQSCRCNYNCPHANEAYPYYRLVNDIHKFRD